AAGCTTTGACCAAAGAACGATAGGTTTTCGGATTTTCTTCAATAAAAGATTCTGTTACCGCCAATATTCGGTCAGGATGTCCCTGCCAAATTTCTCGCCCCTGGGCAAAAGTAAAACCTACCCCTTCATTACCTGCGATCGCGCGAGTATTCCAAGGTTCTGCCACCATATAAGCTTCCATGGCCCCAATTCGCATATTACTGACCATTTGGGGCGGTGGAGTAATAATTAGCCGAAATTCCTCAACAGGATTAAGTCCGGCGGCGGCTACTACATAACGGGTAAAGTATTCATAAATGGCAGAACTAAGTACCACTGCCCAAACCCGTTTTTCATAAGCAGCGTTTTCAAAGTAGCCCTTAAAATCTCGACCAAATGCGTCTAAATCTCCTTTATATTCATGCCAAGGACGAATCCCTGCGTCCCAGAGGTCTTTATTCATGGTCATAGCGTTGCCGTGACGGTGAATGGTCATAGCCCCACATAAGGGGGCGTGACGGGCCCCTTCAGCCCCAATTCTGGCATTAGTAATAGCCCCAGAAACCACAGGTGAGGCATCAAGACGACCAAAGATGACCCCATCACGAGAGTTGCCCCAACTAGCCTCACGACTTAAGGTAACGTTTAAACCATACTTATGAAAGAACCCTTTTTCCCAAGCAACCGCAAAGGGGGCGCAGTCATTGACAGGAACGTATCCAACCGTAAGATTAGGCTTTTCGAGGCTTTCAGGTTTAACGACTTGATCAACAGCTAGGGCTGCTTCTGTGAGGCTTTTGGGGGCGCGGTTGGTATTAATACCACAAGAAGAAAAAGCCACTGCCCCGGCAAAACCCCCTAAACCTAAAAGGGCCTGCCGTCGAGTCCAATTTTTATTATTCATTCTTTCACCTATTAACGGACTTAAATTAATACAATCGCGCCCTTACTGGAGGCGGGTTTATATAGCATCTTTGTGAGAATCGCCGAAATTTAGTCACAAACCCGACCCTACGTTTATTCACGGCCCCAGAAATTCTGTAAGGGGGGGTTATCTGGCCTATTCGTGAAAATCCCAGGAATTTCCTCACAAACCCGCCCCTAAATGGTAGAGGAACTAGCCGGACGATGTGTTACCCAAACTTGAATCTTAATCAGTAAATAATCTAGGATTAAGCCAGTTAAGCCGATAACAAACACTGCCAAGAAAACCGAACTAACATTGAGGCGGTTCCATTCATCCCAGACAAAAAAGCCAATACCGATGCCTCCTGTCAACATTTCTACCGCAACGATGACTAACCAAGCAATGCCTAAACTAATGCGCAAACCTGTGAAAATATAGGGCAAACTCGCAGGTAAAATAATTTTCCAAATTCGCCGAGTGTTAGGCATTTCTAGGACTTGGGCCACTTCTAGATAATCTTTGGGAACACTAGCCACACCCAAAGCAGTATTGATAATAGTTGACCACAAGGAAGTGATAAAAATTACAAAAATAGCTGAAGGTTCGGCTAAGTTAAACATCGCTAAAGCAATAGGTAGCCAAGCTAAAGGGGACACAGGTTTGAGTAACTGTATGATAGGATTAATCATCAACATGGCTGTTCTTGACATTCCAATCAATAACCCGATAGGAATGGCCACGGCCGCCCCTAATAAAAAGCCAATGCTGACACGCCGTAAACTGGCTATTAATAACCAGCCTAACCCTAAGTCTCCAGGGCCGCGTACATAAAAAGGGTGTAAAATATAGTCCCAGTTCTTGGTTAATGCCTCTAAGGGAGTAGGCATCATCTCATGCCGAAATAGGGCGATAATCCACCATACGGCAATTAATATCGCAAAACCAGCAGCAGGAAGTAACACGGTTTCTTTCATGACAACGGGTTTAGTGCGTTTCCACGCAGCTTGTCCCGCGACAGCAAGCATCGCTAAATTCATATTTATTACCCTCAATTGTTGAGCGTAGGTACAGAAAAACAGAGCAGTACCAACCAGGAACACTGACGAGGGCATATAGTTAAAATGCCTCTTTTTCAGTCTCCTCTCAATGCCGACGAGGTTAGCTGACGGGCTAGGACTGAGAGATGTCCTTCTCTAAGGTAAAATCCTTAGAAATAAGCCCCACTATTGGTTCCCCCGCTCCAGTCTTGATTCTCACAAAAGAAATTTTGCAGAAAGGAGGCTTGGATTAAGCTGACTTACTCTACTTAGCAAAGTAGCATAGCACGGTTTTGAAAAAACGTCAAGTTAAAATTATTATGGGTCAACCCGTAAATCCTGAAACTCAATTAAATAACGGATAATAAAATCATTCCCTTAGAGGCAACTAGGCGACATCTGAAAAATTAGATTTATTATGGAGAATAACATTATGTCAACGGTAACAGAGAATGACTTGAAAAGGTTAGAAGACCTGATTATAAATAACCAAAAAATCATAGAAAAAGGTCAAGGTGATTTAAAAGAACAGTTAACAAGTATTGATAAACGATTAACTGTCATTGAAACTCGTCTAGAAGACTGGAAACCATCGATAGACAAAATACCAGATCTAGCAGAAAAGGTCGGAGAACTCAAGAACTGGAGACAAATCGTTATTATTGCTCTCACCGCGTTGATTAGTAGTACACTGACCTGGGTAATTCGAGGGGGAAACCTTAAACCTTAAATAACAGGTTTTATTGAGTGTATTTACCCCTAGAATTAGGTAAAAGAAAGTTAAGGTTGAGGAAACTGTCGGTTATAAACCATATCTTCTTTTTCAGTTTCAACTTTTAGGTTAGAACGAGGATAGGATACACATAATAACGCATAACCTTCTCCTTGCAAGTCAGGAGATAACCCCATTCCCTCACTTTGATCGACGATTCCCTCTAACAATTGGGCCGCGCAAGTAGTACATACTCCGGCACTACAAGAAAAGGGTAACTCAAGATTAGCTTCTTGGGCAGCAGCAAGAACCGTTTGATTTTCTGGGACTTGAATGGTGTGGGTGGCCCCTTGATGATGAATTTCAACGGTATAGATATTTGACATAAGTCCCGTAACACTCGATAAGCTTTTCTTGATCTAATTTATCTTTATTAGGGAACCTCTGACTATTGTTAAGAAATATAGCTAAATTTAAAGCTTAATTGCAATTTGATGGCTTAGTTAGCGTTTGAGGAAATCAGGGTGTTATTTTGAGGAAACGCTAACTTTTTCCATCCTTCATGGATTGATCAAACAAATATGTATAACAAAAATACAGATAAAGATCTCATTGGAGCAGCGATAACCGCAGCATTAGGAGCAGGGATTGTAACTTCTTTTGCCGTCGCACAAGGACAAAACCCCTTAATTGGCCTAGCAATCACGGCGATCGCAGCCTTATTTGGGGTAATTTGTCATTACTTAGATTTGATTTAAGGCGACGGTTAAGTTAAGGTCTCAAAATAATCCCTGATTTGATTACGTCGTCGGGGTTGACGTAACTTTTGTAAGGCCTTAGCTTCAATTTGACGAACCCTTTCCCGTGATAAATCTAAATCTCGTCCGATTTCAGCCAAAGAATAACAAGTGCCGTCCTTAAAGCCGTAGCGAAGTTTCAGTACTTCTTGTTCTCGTTGGGTTAAATCCGCCAAAAGTGCCTGTAAATCCTTCCGTAGAGATTCACTAATCAAACTTTCTTCGGGAGATTCGCACTCGGTTTCGAGTAAATCTAATAATTCCGTATCCTTTTCCTTACCGACTTTAATCTCTAGAGAAACTGAACGAGGAACACGCATCAAAATTTCTCGAACTTGAGCCGAAGTCATGTCTAATTCCTGGCCAATTTCTTCAAGAGTAGCCATGCGTCCTTTTCCTTGAGAAAGTTGGCGTTGTACCTGCCTAATTTTATTAAGTTTTTCAGTTACATGAACAGGGAGTCGAATTATACGGCTTTGAGTAGCGATCGCTCTAGTAATGCCTTGACGAATCCACCAATAAGCATAGGTACTGAAACGATAACCTTTAACCGGATCAAACTTTTCGACGGCTCTTTCTAACCCAAGGGTTCCCTCTTGAATTAAATCGAGTAATTCCAAACCTCGATGTTGATATTTTTTGGCCACAGAGACTACGAGACGCAGATTAGCTTTAATCATCTGATCTTTAGCTTGTATGCCAATTTTCTTCGTTTCTTCTAATTCACTTAGTTCTATGGCGGCCAGTTGGGCCCAACGGTGATTACCTTCAGACAAAATCTGTTTTAATTCAAAAACGCTTTTTTGTGCTGTTTTCGCCCAATGTTCCCAAGTGGGACGATGACTTAATTGAGCGTTTAACTGGTCGTGAATGTTAAGAACCTCAACTAATTGACTAATTATTGTATCTCCGCTTTTGGCTGCCTGATCTCGTAATTCTACCAATTTGACATAAAGTTGAACTTGCTTAGCTTTTGAGACTTCTTCCTCTTTTTTCAACAGAGGAACTCGACCAATATCTTGAAGATATAAGCGCACCAGATCCGTACTAGGGCGATAAGATTCTTTAGTAGCTTCTGTGAGTTCAATGGTTTGGAGTCCGAGTTCTAAGAGTTCATCTCCTAATTCAGATCCGATGTCGTCCTCAGCGTCATCTATTTGATGGTCGCTTAAGTCAAATACGAAGGAAGAATTATAGTTATCGGTGCCGAGATAAGGCGATGTAGCTGCCATAGCGATGTCCCAATAATGAGTGCGATATTTGTCGGTCTTGAGTCAATCCCGACAGTTACTCCTAGAGTTCCCCAATAATTTCTTAAAAAGTACATTGTTGTAATATTTATTCAAATCATTGACACTCCCGCCGTTAACCGCTTGGGCGGTCTAACGGGAGTCCTCTTTTTGCATTAAGATAGATCAATGTACCTGAGTTGGCTTTGTTATACAAAGGATTAAGCCTTGCTATAAACACAGAGAAGCTCTTTAAGACTAATGTGGCTACAGTCTCTTTAAGGGTAATTACGGAAAATTTGCAAAAAACTTGATTTAGCTAAGATCTCGGTTTTAAGTCCCGCCCTCAAGGATACAATAGTCGAGACCTTGGATTTTTTTGTTTTTAGATGATTAGTGAGCAGTAGATATATGATTGAAGAATCATTATTGAAAGAATATTACAAATTACAATTAACTATATGGACAGCGAGAAATCGATGAAGAATTTCAAAATTGTTATTGAAAAGCATCCTGATGGATATGTTGCTTATCCTATTGGCATTGTGGGAGCCGTTATAGGACAAGGGGACACTTATGACGAAGCCCTCTCCGATATAAAATCCGCCCTTGCCTGTTATATAGAAATCTTTGGGCAAGAAATCATAGAAGATACACCTTCTATAGAGGTTTTCATTGCCGAAGCGGGGGTGGCTGTCTAGTGGCGAAATTTCCAGTTGATGCTCCCAAGAAAAGAGTGATCAAGGCCTTTGAGTTGTTGGGCTTCCAGATGATTCGTGAACGAGAGCATATCGTGATGACTAGAGATAATGGGGATGGAAGCAAAACCCCGCTAGTTATGCCTAATCAAACTCAGATTAAGAGTGGTACGTTGAGAGCAATCTGTACCCAGATTGGGCTTTCTAGAGAGGAGTTTTTAAGAGCGTATGATCAAAGTTAGGCAACTACAGTTTAGTATACTAAGTTTGGTGGAAACAAAAAAAACAGAGGGGAAAAACCTTACACCTCTGTTAATTATACTTGACCAAATAAATTGATATTAATTGGTTTTAAGATAGAAATTTTGGGGAATAATTTGTATTTTTTCCCAAGCAATAATGGAATGATAAAGCTTTTCTGCGAGTACCGTATTAGCTTTATCGGTTAAGTGAACCGCATCGGAGAACATAGGACTGGGAAAAGCAGTATTGCTATTGTATAAATTGACAACTTTAACATTTTTAGGAAATGCTTTTTGTAATTGCTGACTAGCTTTAATTAAATCACCATAAGCGGGAGGAAATTTTTCAAAATATTCTTTTCCTAAATAATCACGTATCATTTTTTCTTGAGAAGAAAGTTTTTCAACGGGACGAGAAGTAATTTCTGGTTGAATAGCCAAAACTACAGGAATTCCAAGACGAGACGACAATTGAATTAACTGTTTATGGTTGTCTTTATAGCGATTTACACGAGATTTTACTTCGTCTTTATCCTGGGGTAAATAAGTTTTAAGCGGCTGACCATCATTATTAATAGGTAAACTCGTTTGAGAGATAGGAAGAATAGTTTTAGAGGAAGAACTAAAGGAATTAACCGTTTTAACTAAACCCGTATTTTGTACCCATTGATTAAAAGATAGATTTAAGGAGTTGCGAAAATGTCCTTGAGCATCAGCTAAAAATTCGTCAATGTGAGGGATATCTGTTTGGGGGGTATTACTCGGTAACAATATGTCTCCATAACCATCCAAAACCACAATTAAATCCGGTTGATACGGTAGAATTTTTAAGGCAAATTGAGTTAATTCATTACCTGAAGTATAGCCAGGAACTGCTGCATTAATAACCCGATAATTTCCTTCCCGAATTTTAGCAGGAAGCTTCATTAATTGTTGTCTACTAGGAATAAAAAAGGGGAAAATATCAGGACGATATTTAGCAGCAGATCCTTTTTGTTGTATAACTCGTTGTTTAAGACGAGTTTCAAGTTGATGGGCAATGGTAGCATTATTATTAGGATTTAATTGGCCAAAAGCTGTAGAACCTCCTAAAATAAAAATCCGAATTTCATTTTTAGGTTTCCCTAAAGGAACTGGATCATTATCTCGTAAACCTTGTTGATTAATTTTGAGAAAGTTATTTTTTTGTGAACTAACTAATTCGTAACCCATGGCCGAACTACGTTTAACCTCTAAATTTCCGTGTTCTCTTAATCCTTCAATGGGTTTTTCGGTTTCTGTCAGAAATTTAAGCTGATAAGCTTTAACCAAAGGTGATTTTCCGCCGATCTCATTGCCTTTTCCTGTTATACCTAAATAAGCTTGTCCTAATAATTCTAATAAAATAATTAAGACAGGAACCGAAAGAATGAGCCATAATAGGGAGATTTTAGGAGGTAATTTAGATTTTTTGTAGTAAGAACTATTGTAATAGGAACCATATGATCGGGGTTTGCGGGGCAATTTCAGCATTTGTGTATTTTCCTCTACTATACAACTCTATAATTTTGATGATTGAACCTTAACATTTAATTGGGTTAGGAATCTAGACAATTTGACTATCACTTGGGGATCTAATTTCGTTATAATCGTTCATTTGAAAGACATTTGTAAAGATCTATGACTTATCAGTTGTTATTTGTCTGTTTGGGTAACATTTGTCGTTCTCCAGCGGCCGAGAATATTATGAATTATTTGGTAGAACGGAACAATTTACAGGATCACATTAAGTGTGATTCAGCAGGTACATCAAGTTATCATATAGGTTCTTCTCCAGATAGTCGAATCAGAGCAACTGCGGCCCTCCGAGGACTTGAACTGCTCGGAAGTGCCAGACAATTTGACGTATCTGACTTAGAAAAGTTTGACCTGATTTTAGCAATGGATAGGCAAAATTATCGAGATATTCTCTCTTTAGATGTAGAGGGTAATTATGGTCATAAAGTTCGGTTAATGTGTGATTTTGCCACTCAACACCGAGAAAAAGAAGTCCCTGATCCTTATTACGGGGGACAAGCAGGGTTTGAGCGAGTAATTGATTTACTCTTAGATGCTTGTGAAGGATTATTGCGCGAAATTCGTCAAACTCAGTTAATTAAATGACGTTCTAAAGCAAACCGAACTAATTCTGCTCTGTTGTTAGTTTCGGTTTTGCGCAGTAAACTACTGACGTATTTTTCCACGGTTCTGGGACTTAGATGGAGATGTTGACCAATATCTCCATTAGAAAGTCCTGTAGTCAATAAATCCAGAACTTGATGTTCTCTGGGGGTTAATTGTAGAGAGTCAATTTGGGCCTGAATGGAGATTTTAGCTGCTTCTTGACTTTCTAGGGTTTTTTGATCGTGGGATTTTTGCTCAGAAAAACGCCATTCTGATTGAATAATTTGCGATCGCTCTAAAAGATTACGAATAACTGCTCTAAGTTCGTCCATTTCAAAGGGTTTAGGGAGATAGACATCGCATCCCACCTGATAACCTTGTATTCTTTCTTCTTTGGTTCCTCTTTCTGTCAAAAAGATCACAGGTAAAAGACGAAATTCTGGTCGTTCCCGTAGTTGACGTACTAGAGTATAGCCGTCTTTTAGGGGCATTTTGATATCAGAAACTAACAAATGGGGATGATAGGTTTCAATTAAGGATAAAGCCTCCTGTCCGTTTTGGGCAGTAATGGCCGCATATCCATGAATTTCTAAGTAATCTTTGATTGCGACGCGAATCCCTAAATCGTCATCAGCTACTAGAATCAATAAGGGCATAGGTGAGCTTTATTCTCGTTATCTCTAGGGTATCATTTTTGAGAGGGTGTTGGCGTAGGGGCGGGTTTTTCAGAATATTTTATGACTTAAACACATAAATTAGAGCAACCCGCCCGTACATGTGTTCACCTAATTAAATATCACCGCGAATTTCTTCAACGACTCCATCGCGTAGAACGACTTCTACATTTAATTTCTGAACTAAGTTATCCCCTTCTTCAACCCGGAAAAAGCTTTCCATTTGCGCTTGTACGACTTCTTCGTCTAATTCCAGAAGTTGAACTTGTTGCATTTGTTGCAAAAATTGGTTTTTTTGTTGCAACATCTCGCTTTTTTTCTGGTTGACTTGAATAAGAATATTGTCAATTTGTTGGGAAACTTCGGGGCCTGGGGGAGAAATACTTTGTTTTTGGATCTCGGCGATCGCCCGTTGTCCTTGCATTTCTAATTGTTGCATCTGACTATCAATTTGGTTAATCTGGGCCTGAAGTTGCTGCTGCATTTCTTCTTTCCAACGTGTAGTCACAATGACTTTGATGTTAACGGGTCTTTTTAGCAGTAAGCTGGTTTTTGCCTCATCCATGGGTCTGTTATCCTTGATAAAGTTTTTCTATTGTTTGCGATCCTGACGAGATCAATGACTAAGAATTAAACATCCCGTTAATCATAACCTGATAGCGTTCTGTCACGATAGGACGTTTAAGTTTCAGAGTCTGAGTCATTAGACCATTTTCTACGGAAAAGGGTTCTAAAATTAATTCAAAAGCTTTTATTTGGTCATCGGGCCGATATCCTGGACGGTTTTTGACTTCTCGATTTAATTCCTGACGCAATAAGTCTTGAACGGGTTTTTGATAAAGATCGCTGGTTTTAATTTCGTCTTGAGGTGTATCTTGAGAGGGAAATTTTAGGGTTAGTTGTTGAGTTTGTCCCCATTTTTCTAAAGCATCTAAATTAGGTACAATTAAGGCCCCTAATGCTTTTTGATCTTGTCCGACTAACATGATTTGATCAATATAAGGACTACGGATACAAGCGTCTTCAATGGGTTGGGGTTCGATGTTTTCTCCATTATTCAAAACGATGGTATCTTTGGCCCGTCCGGTGATCACCAGATCATTCATGGGAGTGATCCATCCTAAGTCCCCACTATCAAACCATCCATCGGCATTGATCGCTTTGGCCGTTGCTTCCGGTTTTTTGTAATATCCTTGCATCACTTGTGTTCCCCGAATCAGAACTAGACCCCGTTTTCCTTGGGGTAAGGGTTGACGGGTATCAGGATCAACAATGCTTATTTCGGTTTCAGGGACAGGTTGACCGGATGACCCTCTTATGTTGTGACTATGAGTACGGGCGTTAGTAACGGGAGAGGTTTCCGTTAGTCCATATCCGACTAATACAGGAATATTGACAATTTCATAAAAATCATCAAGATGTTTTGCTAGGGAACCTCCTCCACTGACTAAGGTTTCAAATTTGCCTCCTACTGCATCACGGATTTTTTGATAAACTAATTTATCTCCTAATTGGTGTAATGGGGCTAATAATGCGGTTTTAAGACTGGCTAAAAAACGTTCAAACCCTGATATATTAAAGTGACCAAGACTTAAATTATTGGCAATTCGTCGGAATAAAATATAATTTTGGGAAACATTAAAGAAGAATTGAACTATTTTTTGTTGTGTGGGACTTTGTTCTCTGAATTGTTTTTGAATGCCTTCATACAGAGAGTCCCATAAACGAGGAACTCCCACCATATGATGTGGTTTAAATTGTTTTAAATCAGTCTTAAAGTTGCGGATATTGGTGTAAATGAGGGTGCATCCTTGGGAGAGAAGAAAATATTCAATACTACGTTCATAGGAATGCCAAGAAGGTAAAATACTTAAGGCGCGATCGCCTGTTTTTGGTTCAATAACTGAGTCTAAATTTCTGACCTGATGTAATAAGTTTTTATGGGATAACATTGCTCCTTTTGGTTGTCCTGTAGTCCCAGAAGTATAAATTAATGTGGCTAAATCTTGGCTATCTTTTTGGATAATTTGTAAGTTATTTTTTGCTCCTAATTCCATCAATTCGGTATAGTTTAATGTTTTGATATAATCTTGTTGATTAGGGGTTTCATCACTCAATAGGATGATTAATTGTAGGGGAATTTCATCACAAAAAGTACGAATTTTCTCTAAGGTTTTCAGGTTTTCAACAATGAGGATACGACTATCACTATCTCTAAGAATATAGGCAATTTCATTATGATCTGCTTGAGCAGATCTGACCGCATTTGCTGCCCCGGCTAACATTGAGCCTTGATCTGCGATAAACCAGCGAGGACTATTATCAGCAATCAAACTTATTTTATCATCTTTTGTCACTCCTAATACTTGTAATCCGGCAGCAAATTGTTCTAATTTTTGATATAACTGAGCAAAGGTAAGCTTAACTTCGGGTTTATTGTGAGGATCATGGAGGGCAATAGTATCAGGGAATTTTTTCGCCGCGATCGCCCAAATTTCGGATAAAGAGTTAATGGTTGAATATTCAGCTATGGATGTCATAGTATTTAGTCTTTAGATGCAATAATAGTTTTAGATATTTGATATTATAACAGAAGTACAATATTTTTTGTAGGGACACGGCATTAGCAATTTAATGATTTACCAAAATTTGAATATTGCCGTGTCCACACCATCATTGAAATAATTAAATTGATATATGATAATTGATTTATGGATTGGGGCATTGAAATAATTAAATTGATGTATGATAATTGATTTATGGATTGGGGCATTAAAATAATTAAATCATCGTCATGCCTAATCATTTTCATGGTATAAATAAC
This genomic window from Aphanothece sacrum FPU1 contains:
- the ntrB gene encoding nitrate ABC transporter permease, translated to MNLAMLAVAGQAAWKRTKPVVMKETVLLPAAGFAILIAVWWIIALFRHEMMPTPLEALTKNWDYILHPFYVRGPGDLGLGWLLIASLRRVSIGFLLGAAVAIPIGLLIGMSRTAMLMINPIIQLLKPVSPLAWLPIALAMFNLAEPSAIFVIFITSLWSTIINTALGVASVPKDYLEVAQVLEMPNTRRIWKIILPASLPYIFTGLRISLGIAWLVIVAVEMLTGGIGIGFFVWDEWNRLNVSSVFLAVFVIGLTGLILDYLLIKIQVWVTHRPASSSTI
- a CDS encoding YlqD family protein, with amino-acid sequence MDEAKTSLLLKRPVNIKVIVTTRWKEEMQQQLQAQINQIDSQMQQLEMQGQRAIAEIQKQSISPPGPEVSQQIDNILIQVNQKKSEMLQQKNQFLQQMQQVQLLELDEEVVQAQMESFFRVEEGDNLVQKLNVEVVLRDGVVEEIRGDI
- a CDS encoding type II toxin-antitoxin system HicB family antitoxin — protein: MKNFKIVIEKHPDGYVAYPIGIVGAVIGQGDTYDEALSDIKSALACYIEIFGQEIIEDTPSIEVFIAEAGVAV
- a CDS encoding type II toxin-antitoxin system HicA family toxin; the protein is MIKAFELLGFQMIREREHIVMTRDNGDGSKTPLVMPNQTQIKSGTLRAICTQIGLSREEFLRAYDQS
- a CDS encoding 2Fe-2S iron-sulfur cluster-binding protein, giving the protein MSNIYTVEIHHQGATHTIQVPENQTVLAAAQEANLELPFSCSAGVCTTCAAQLLEGIVDQSEGMGLSPDLQGEGYALLCVSYPRSNLKVETEKEDMVYNRQFPQP
- a CDS encoding AMP-dependent synthetase/ligase — protein: MTSIAEYSTINSLSEIWAIAAKKFPDTIALHDPHNKPEVKLTFAQLYQKLEQFAAGLQVLGVTKDDKISLIADNSPRWFIADQGSMLAGAANAVRSAQADHNEIAYILRDSDSRILIVENLKTLEKIRTFCDEIPLQLIILLSDETPNQQDYIKTLNYTELMELGAKNNLQIIQKDSQDLATLIYTSGTTGQPKGAMLSHKNLLHQVRNLDSVIEPKTGDRALSILPSWHSYERSIEYFLLSQGCTLIYTNIRNFKTDLKQFKPHHMVGVPRLWDSLYEGIQKQFREQSPTQQKIVQFFFNVSQNYILFRRIANNLSLGHFNISGFERFLASLKTALLAPLHQLGDKLVYQKIRDAVGGKFETLVSGGGSLAKHLDDFYEIVNIPVLVGYGLTETSPVTNARTHSHNIRGSSGQPVPETEISIVDPDTRQPLPQGKRGLVLIRGTQVMQGYYKKPEATAKAINADGWFDSGDLGWITPMNDLVITGRAKDTIVLNNGENIEPQPIEDACIRSPYIDQIMLVGQDQKALGALIVPNLDALEKWGQTQQLTLKFPSQDTPQDEIKTSDLYQKPVQDLLRQELNREVKNRPGYRPDDQIKAFELILEPFSVENGLMTQTLKLKRPIVTERYQVMINGMFNS
- the sigC gene encoding RNA polymerase sigma factor SigC gives rise to the protein MAATSPYLGTDNYNSSFVFDLSDHQIDDAEDDIGSELGDELLELGLQTIELTEATKESYRPSTDLVRLYLQDIGRVPLLKKEEEVSKAKQVQLYVKLVELRDQAAKSGDTIISQLVEVLNIHDQLNAQLSHRPTWEHWAKTAQKSVFELKQILSEGNHRWAQLAAIELSELEETKKIGIQAKDQMIKANLRLVVSVAKKYQHRGLELLDLIQEGTLGLERAVEKFDPVKGYRFSTYAYWWIRQGITRAIATQSRIIRLPVHVTEKLNKIRQVQRQLSQGKGRMATLEEIGQELDMTSAQVREILMRVPRSVSLEIKVGKEKDTELLDLLETECESPEESLISESLRKDLQALLADLTQREQEVLKLRYGFKDGTCYSLAEIGRDLDLSRERVRQIEAKALQKLRQPRRRNQIRDYFETLT
- a CDS encoding SGNH/GDSL hydrolase family protein, which codes for MLKLPRKPRSYGSYYNSSYYKKSKLPPKISLLWLILSVPVLIILLELLGQAYLGITGKGNEIGGKSPLVKAYQLKFLTETEKPIEGLREHGNLEVKRSSAMGYELVSSQKNNFLKINQQGLRDNDPVPLGKPKNEIRIFILGGSTAFGQLNPNNNATIAHQLETRLKQRVIQQKGSAAKYRPDIFPFFIPSRQQLMKLPAKIREGNYRVINAAVPGYTSGNELTQFALKILPYQPDLIVVLDGYGDILLPSNTPQTDIPHIDEFLADAQGHFRNSLNLSFNQWVQNTGLVKTVNSFSSSSKTILPISQTSLPINNDGQPLKTYLPQDKDEVKSRVNRYKDNHKQLIQLSSRLGIPVVLAIQPEITSRPVEKLSSQEKMIRDYLGKEYFEKFPPAYGDLIKASQQLQKAFPKNVKVVNLYNSNTAFPSPMFSDAVHLTDKANTVLAEKLYHSIIAWEKIQIIPQNFYLKTN
- a CDS encoding CmpA/NrtA family ABC transporter substrate-binding protein; the encoded protein is MNNKNWTRRQALLGLGGFAGAVAFSSCGINTNRAPKSLTEAALAVDQVVKPESLEKPNLTVGYVPVNDCAPFAVAWEKGFFHKYGLNVTLSREASWGNSRDGVIFGRLDASPVVSGAITNARIGAEGARHAPLCGAMTIHRHGNAMTMNKDLWDAGIRPWHEYKGDLDAFGRDFKGYFENAAYEKRVWAVVLSSAIYEYFTRYVVAAAGLNPVEEFRLIITPPPQMVSNMRIGAMEAYMVAEPWNTRAIAGNEGVGFTFAQGREIWQGHPDRILAVTESFIEENPKTYRSLVKALIEACQYCSKAENREEVATIISTRPFTGAKPQYTRPGIVGDYNYGGFDGQKRMINSLETTMFYDLPSDVSAIPHDHSTFLWQSQSLWLMTQAARWQQIKEFPKYAEKFAHKSWRTDLYREIAAEMGIKCPTEDYKVEPAEAFIDNKAFDPSDPIAYLNSFAIRANAPQSFFMS
- a CDS encoding response regulator transcription factor, producing the protein MPLLILVADDDLGIRVAIKDYLEIHGYAAITAQNGQEALSLIETYHPHLLVSDIKMPLKDGYTLVRQLRERPEFRLLPVIFLTERGTKEERIQGYQVGCDVYLPKPFEMDELRAVIRNLLERSQIIQSEWRFSEQKSHDQKTLESQEAAKISIQAQIDSLQLTPREHQVLDLLTTGLSNGDIGQHLHLSPRTVEKYVSSLLRKTETNNRAELVRFALERHLIN
- a CDS encoding low molecular weight protein-tyrosine-phosphatase, which produces MTYQLLFVCLGNICRSPAAENIMNYLVERNNLQDHIKCDSAGTSSYHIGSSPDSRIRATAALRGLELLGSARQFDVSDLEKFDLILAMDRQNYRDILSLDVEGNYGHKVRLMCDFATQHREKEVPDPYYGGQAGFERVIDLLLDACEGLLREIRQTQLIK